The Dehalococcoides mccartyi CG5 genome contains the following window.
TCAAAACTTTCAAAGCTGAATACTCTCTTACAACAGCTAAATGAATGAACAGTCTTGGACTAAGCATCCGGCCGTTTTTCCCTTTGCCGGCTTGTAAAGCTGATGCTATTTATACTTTTTGGAAGCTTTCTTTGCGGCCATCAGCTTTGCCTGCATAACTGAACGCTCTGCCCATTTTATAAACAGCCCGTCGTCTTCAAATACATCTGCCGGCACTTCGTAATACGGCATTGGCTTGAACTGATGGCTGCCATATGAAGCATAATCAGCCAGATTAGTATCCCCGGCCTTGAAATACAAACTGTTTTCATCTGCCAAAAGCCCAAACATAAGCCCTTCAGAATATATGCCGTAGCCTCCAAACATAGCCCGGCTGTCTATTTCGGGCAAGGCGGAAAGTTTATCCATAACCAATTGCAAAAATTCTTTGGTGGCTCTCACCTGTTTGTCCTTTCCTGGCAATCAGACTTTTTCGTACAAACCGCGAGCCTTGTTCTGCTGGACAATATTGTAGTATTCCTGATCTACGCTGACCCCTTTTTCCCGCAGAACCCGCTCAGTCATCTCCACTGCATGGTTCAAATCCAGAAACTGGTGCAGCCATTTCTGGTGGTCTTCGGGATTTTTGGCATATGCCTGAGCAAATTCGGCATACTCTTCAGATATTTTTTTGTACTGGTGGTCAAGAGTAAAGTTGCCTTTTACCCGGGGAAATTTGAAGACTTCTTTAACCCGGTTAAAATGCCTCTGGAAGATATATTTATCCACGTACCAGAAAACGCAGGCCAGTACAAACTGGTTTAAAAGGAAGGCGGGAATAGTGGCAATGCCCAGTTTATCTGCGAATACAAACTGAATAAGGGCACC
Protein-coding sequences here:
- a CDS encoding TfoX/Sxy family protein, giving the protein MRATKEFLQLVMDKLSALPEIDSRAMFGGYGIYSEGLMFGLLADENSLYFKAGDTNLADYASYGSHQFKPMPYYEVPADVFEDDGLFIKWAERSVMQAKLMAAKKASKKYK